In Kutzneria kofuensis, the DNA window CCAGCGAGAAATCCGAGGATGTCGTGCCGGGTGACCACGCCCGCCGGCTTGCCGTCGACGAGGACCATCGCGCCGTCCGCGGCGGACAGCGCCTCCATCGCGACGCCGACCGGCTCACCAGCGCCGATGGTCGGCAGCGGCGGCGACATGTGCTGCTCGACGCGGTCGGCGAGCTGCGCCTTCCCGGTGAACAGCGCGTCGAGCAGGTCCCGCTCGTTGACCGCCCCGGCCACCTCGGCGGCCATCACCGGCGGCTCGGCGTTGACGACCGGCATCTGGGACACCTCGAACTCGCGCAGGATGGCGACGGCCTCCGCCACGGTCTCGTTCGGATGCACGTGCACGAGCTCGGGCATGGTGCCGTCCTTGCGGCGCAGCACGTCGCCCGCGGTCGCGCCGGAGTGGTCCGGCGACAGGAAGCCGTAGGAGGACATCCAGGTGTCGTTGAAGACCTTGGACAGGTAGCCGCGGCCGCCGTCGGGCAGCAGCACCACGATCACGTCGTCCGGGCCGCAGCGGCGGGCCAGTTCGATCGCGGCGGCGGCCGCCATGCCGCAGGAGCCACCGACCAGCAGGCCCTCCTCGCGGGCCAGCCGCCGGGTCACGTCGAACGAGTCGGCGTCGGAGATCGGGATGATCTCGTCGCAGATGTCGCGGTCGTAGGTGGTCGGCCAGAAGTCCTCGCCGACGCCCTCGACCAGGTACGGCCGGCCGGTGCCGCCGGAGTAGACCGAGCCCTCCGGGTCGGCGCCGATGATCTTGACCCGGCCGCCGGA includes these proteins:
- a CDS encoding cystathionine beta-synthase — encoded protein: MEYVDHVVDLVGNTPLVRLNALVDGLAPLVLAKVEYFNPGGSVKDRIALRMVEAAEKSGELKPGGTIVEPTSGNTGVGLALVAQRKGYKCVFVCPDKVSEDKRNVLKAYGAEVVVCPTAVAPEHPDSYYNVSDRLVREIPGAWKPNQYANPQNPESHYHSTGPELWRQTEGKITHFVAGVGTGGTISGTGKYLKEVSGGRVKIIGADPEGSVYSGGTGRPYLVEGVGEDFWPTTYDRDICDEIIPISDADSFDVTRRLAREEGLLVGGSCGMAAAAAIELARRCGPDDVIVVLLPDGGRGYLSKVFNDTWMSSYGFLSPDHSGATAGDVLRRKDGTMPELVHVHPNETVAEAVAILREFEVSQMPVVNAEPPVMAAEVAGAVNERDLLDALFTGKAQLADRVEQHMSPPLPTIGAGEPVGVAMEALSAADGAMVLVDGKPAGVVTRHDILGFLAGR